A window of the Plasmodium vinckei vinckei genome assembly, chromosome: PVVCY_08 genome harbors these coding sequences:
- a CDS encoding pre-mRNA-processing-splicing factor 8, putative, which produces MSDNEFDQISEDNKSDTNDNPENVNQQYEEQEEDAENGTSSEQNLQNKNIPQNAESGDTNINQIPRNVPINAQNLPHGFPNMPPPIPGLPPPNAPGMVPPNIPGMLPPNIPGMPPNMHNMPLMMPPMNYMMPPNMNHFLPPNMMNFPPPPFMMKNNQMKNPNYMNNQNMYGQGMEGGAPINNRPPYIQGSPGLNNPPFFIPPNVPYMPGYMKMGNNENENNMMGPNNLQNPNMDPNQQEQGFYPFSNNADGGDANQDNNNGEDDNQMGKQRGGKLNYQNNYEGENYDDHYTFKSNIVGGGKGHHIADESLYGTQEFSIIKEKARRWRMLNSKKYSKKKKYGVVEEKEEMPCEHLRKIIKEHGDMSNKKYRYDKRVYLGALKYIPHAVFKLLENIPMPWEQIKNTKVIYHITGAITFVNETFVVIDPLYIAQWGTMWIMMRREKRDRKHFKRMRFPPFDDEEPPLDYADNILDIEPLECIQMKLDKDEDKSVIDWFYDSKPLLYDKTHINGTSYKKYKLSLEQMGVLYRLGNQLFSDFQDDNYFYLFNLKSFYTAKALNMAIPGGPKFEPLYRDIYEDDEDWNEFNDINKIIIRQQIRTEYKIAFPYLYNNRPRKIAVSKYHSPMCVYIKLEDIDLPPFYFDLIINPIPSYKIRKVSKMVKDNPYFEKFSLTFTRRKFFYEESYENNETIDGANTTDDNNKKSTDSSTDNEKMDRKKKKKHTSDKYTKKGHRRDRGNHSDDSYSDRMETSSNSSSQSRRKNRHSKNDKIGKSKGKKDKYEDRYSSDSNSEKSDSERKKRKSSRKRNDDKYSKKRKNPYKDYDNDDDEREESSRSNSEGTTTIVTNKKMKLVVKNVECGMLPLLHNYPLYTERTINGIQLYHAPYPFNKKCGYTRRGIDIPLVQQWFKEHISTNYPVKVRVSYQKLLKCWVLNHLHSKKPKSMKKKYLFKIFKSTKFFQCTEMDWVEIGLQVCRQGYNMLNLLIHRKNLNYLHLDYNFNLKPVKTLTTKERKKSRFGNAFHLCREILRLTKSIVDSHVQYRLGNIDAYQLADGLQYIFAHVGQLTGMYRYKYRLMRQVRMCKDLKHLIYYRFNTGSVGKGPGCGLWAPLWRVWIFFLRGVIPLLERWLSNLLARQFEGRVSKGIAKTVTKQRVESHFDLELRAAVMHDIIDMIPAGLKNNKGKARLILQHLSEAWRCWKANIPWRVVGLPLPVENIIIRYIKLKSDWWINATYYNRERIKRGATVDKTVCKKNLGRLTRLWLKAEQERQHEYLKDGPYVSGEEAVALYTTAIHWFESRKFTHIPFPPLNYKHDTKLLILALEKLKETFTVKNRLNQSQREELGFIEQAYDNPYETLSRIKRHLLTQRAFKEISITFLDLYTHLVPVYEVDPLEKITDAYLDQYLWYEGDLRNLFPNWVKPSDSEPQPLLVYKMCQGINNLHNIWETKNNECVVMLQTQFSKIYEKIDLTLLNRLLRLIVDHNIADYITAKNNTNITFKDMNHINSFGIIRGLQFSSFVFQYYAIIIDLLILGLTRAYDIAGPYNDVNQFLSFQNVNIETRHPIRLYCRYVDKIWILFKFNNDESKDLIQKFLTENPDPNNENVVGYNNKACWPRDCRMRKMKHDVNLGRATFWEIQNRIPRSLTSLDWDHYNTFVSVYSKDNPNLLFSIAGFEVRILPKIRQLSYGINMYTSYINDYSGKGNSGANASNTEASNAYEKNVVISSGTKEGTWKLQNEVTKEITAEAYLKVSEKSMKRFENKIRQILMSSGSTTFTKIANKWNTSLIGLMTYFREAVLDTEELLDLLVKCENKIQTRIKIGLNSKMPSRFPPVVFYTPKELGGLGMLSMGHILIPESDLRYMKQTDNGRITHFRAGLSHEEDQLIPNLYRYISTWESEFLESQRVWCEYALKRSECHNQNKKITLEDLEDSWDKGIPRINTLFQKDRHTLAYDKGWRIRQLFKQYQIIKSNPFWWTNQRHDGKLWNLSNYRTDMIQALGGVEGILEHTLFKGTFFPTWEGLFWEKASGFEESMKYKKLTNAQRSGLNQIPNRRFTLWWSPTINRANVYVGFQVQLDLTGIFMHGKIPTLKISLIQIFRAHLWQKIHESLVMDLCQVFDLNCDLLDIETVQKETIHPRKSYKMNSSCADILLFANYKWGISKPSLLSDEDNIFANNPEIKGTNFNSFANYPYTSNQYWIDIQLRWGDFDSHDIERYSRAKFLDYTTDNLSIYPCLTGVLIGVDLAYNLYSAYGNWFNNLKPLMQKTLQKVIQSNPSLYVLRERIRKGLQLYSSEPTEPYLNTQNYNELFSSQTIWFVDDTNVYRVTIHKTFEGNLTTKPINGAIFILNPKTGQLFLKIIHTSVWIGQKRLSQLAKWKTAEEVASLIRSLPIEEQPKQIIVTRKGMLDPLEVHLLDFPNIIIKGTELNLPFQALLKLNKIGDLILKATQPQMLLFNLYDDWLNNISSFTAFSRLILILRSLHINPQETKILLQPNKNIITQPHHIWPSFNNNQWINLEVQLKDLILNDYAKRNNVHIASLTQNEIRDILLGMEITPPSIQRQQIAELEKTNLDNIEQQMKVTTSKTTTKHGTEIIVSTLSPHEQQTFTTKTDWKIRYLSNNSLLFRTKNIYVNNASSAITSKQDPLNSGSMKNTTISSINDYTYVIAKNLLEKFICISDLKIQIGGFLYGSSPPDNSYVKEIKCILIPPQIGNYQSVTLSNYLPTNKYIENLELLGWIHTETTNCSNTSNHLTTYDMVSHLSFFQEFKMKKKSDQSKENYSDDDMDGNANNDDNSVDPSKIWDKNKTIILTCSFTPGSCTINAYKLTEEGYAYAKSKKNSAELYSYPNIANLYEQVQILLSNVFVGFFLVPDDNIWNYNLMGIKFNNNHKYAAQLDMPQPFYADIHRPNHFLQFSLLEQQEGDAADVETSFI; this is translated from the exons ATGAGCGACAATGAATTCGATCAAATCTCAGAAGATAACAAGAGTGAT ACAAATGATAATCCTGAAAATGTAAACCAGCAATATGAAGAACAAGAAGAAGACGCAGAAAATGGTACAA GTTCGGAACAAAacttacaaaataaaaatattcccCAAAATGCAGAATCTGGTGATACAAATATTAATCAAATCCCTCGTAATGTTCCAATAAATGCGCAAAACTTACCCCATGGATTTCCAAACATGCCACCTCCTATCCCTGGGTTACCACCACCGAACGCCCCTGGTATGGTACCTCCGAACATTCCCGGAATGCTGCCTCCAAACATCCCAGGCATGCCACCTAATATGCATAACATGCCACTTATGATGCCCCCAATGAATTACATGATGCCTCCAAATATGAACCACTTTCTTCCGCCCAATATGATGAATTTTCCACCACCTCCATttatgatgaaaaataatcaaatgaaaaatccaaattatatgaacaaTCAAAATATGTATGGTCAAGGCATGGAAGGTGGAGCCCCAATTAATAATAGACCTCCATACATACAAGGAAGTCCAGGATTAAATAATcctccattttttatacctCCAAATGTTCCATATATGCCTGGCTACATGAAAATGGGCAATAAcgaaaatgaaaacaataTGATGGGGCCCAACAATTTACAAAACCCTAATATGGATCCTAATCAACAAGAACAAGGCTTTTATCCATTTAGTAATAATGCGGACGGTGGTGATGCAAATCAagacaataataatggCGAAGATGATAATCAAATGGGTAAACAAAGGGGGGGGAAACTGAATTATCAGAATAATTATGAAGGtgaaaattatgatgaTCACTACACATTTAAGAGTAATATTGTAGGAGGAGGGAAAGGACATCATATAGCAGACGAATCTTTATATGGAACTCAAGAGTTTTCCATAATTAAAGAAAAGGCAAGAAGATGGAGAATGCTAAacagtaaaaaatattctaaaaaaaaaaagtatggTGTTGttgaagaaaaagaagaaatgCCTTGTGAACatttaagaaaaataataaaagagcATGGTGATAtgagtaataaaaaatatagatatgaTAAAAGAGTATATTTAGGTGCccttaaatatatacccCATGcagtttttaaattattagaaaatataCCAATGCCATGggaacaaattaaaaatacaaaagttatttatcatataacAGGAGCTATAACATTTGTAAATGAAACTTTTGTTGTTATAGACCCATTATATATTGCCCAATGGGGTACAATGTGGATTATGATGAGAAGAGAAAAAAGAGATagaaaacattttaaaagaatGCGGTTCCCACCATTTGATGATGAAGAACCACCATTAGACTATGCAGACAATATTTTAGATATAGAACCATTAGAATGTATACAAATGAAATTAGATAAAGATGAAGATAAAAGTGTTATAGATTGGTTTTATGATTCAAAaccattattatatgataaaactCATATTAATGGTActagttataaaaaatataaattatcattAGAGCAAATGGGGGTATTATACAGATTAGGAAATCAATTATTTAGTGATTTTCAAgatgataattatttttatttatttaacttAAAATCATTTTATACTGCTAAAGCTTTAAATATGGCAATCCCAGGGGGTCCGAAATTCGAACCCTTATACAGAGATATATATGAAGATGATGAAGATTGGAATGAatttaatgatataaataaaattattattagacAACAAATTAGAacagaatataaaattgcatttccatatttatataacaataGACCAAGAAAGATTGCTGTAAGTAAATATCACTCACCtatgtgtgtatatatcAAATTAGAGGATATCGATTTACCTCCTTTTTACTTTGACCTTATAATTAATCCCATTCCTTCttataaaattagaaaaGTAAGTAAAATGGTAAAGGATAATCCATACTTTGAAAAGTTTTCTTTGACATTTACAAGAAGAAAATTCTTTTACGAGGAATCTTacgaaaataatgaaactATTGATGGAGCTAATACTACTGacgataataataaaaaaagtacgGATTCTAGTACGGATAACGAGAAAATggatagaaaaaaaaaaaaaaaacacactAGTGATAAGTACACAAAAAAGGGACACAGAAGGGATCGAGGAAACCATAGCGATGATTCATATTCTGACAGAATGGAAACCAGTAGTAACAGTAGTAGTCAAAGTAGAAGAAAGAATCGTCATtctaaaaatgataaaattggAAAATCCAAAGGAAAGAAGGATAAATATGAGGACAGATATTCTTCTGATAGCAATTCAGAGAAAAGTGATAGCGAGagaaaaaaacgaaaaagcAGCAGAAAGCGAAATGATGATAAgtatagtaaaaaaagaaaaaaccCATACAAAGATTATGATAATGATGACGACGAAAGAGAAGAAAGTAGTCGAAGTAACAGCGAAGGAACTACTACAATTGTGACaaataagaaaatgaaGTTGGTAGTTAAAAACGTAGAATGTGGAATGCTACCACTTTTGCATAACTACCCATTATACACTGAAAGAACAATCAATGGTATTCAATTATATCACGCACCTTATCcctttaataaaaaatgtggtTATACTAGAAGAGGTATTGATATTCCACTAGTTCAGCAATGGTTCAAAGAACATATATCTACAAATTATCCTGTAAAAGTTCGAGTATCTTATCAAAAACTTTTAAAGTGCTGGGTATTAAACCATCTTCATTCTAAAAAACCTAAAAGCATGAAAAAGAAGtatttattcaaaatatttaaaagtaCGAAATTTTTCCAATGTACTGAAATGGATTGGGTAGAAATTGGTTTACAAGTTTGTAGGCAAGGATATAATATGTTAAACTTATTAATACatagaaaaaatttaaattatttacatttagattataattttaatttaaagcCTGTTAAAACATTGACTACAAAAGAAAGGAAAAAATCACGTTTTGGAAATGCCTTTCATTTATGTAGAGAAATATTAAGATTAACTAAATCGATTGTTGATTCACATGTGCAATATAGATTAGGTAATATAGACGCATATCAATTAGCAGATGGActacaatatatatttgcacATGTTGGTCAATTAACTGGTATGtatagatataaatatcGATTAATGAGACAAGTAAGAATGTGTAAAGATTTAAAgcatttaatttattatagaTTTAATACAGGATCAGTTGGAAAAGGTCCAGGTTGTGGTTTATGGGCACCTTTATGGAGAGTatggatattttttttaagaggTGTTATTCCATTATTAGAAAGATGGTTATCCAATTTATTAGCTAGGCAATTTGAAGGAAGAGTTTCTAAAGGTATTGCAAAAACTGTTACAAAACAAAGAGTTGAAAGTCATTTCGATTTAGAACTAAGAGCAGCAGTTATGCATGATATCATTGATATGATACCTGCGggcttaaaaaataataaaggtAAAGCTCGATTAATTCTACAACATTTAAGTGAAGCATGGAGATGTTGGAAAGCTAATATACCATGGAGAGTAGTAGGACTTCCATTACCtgttgaaaatattattatcagaTATATCAAATTAAAATCGGATTGGTGGATTAACGctacatattataatagAGAAAGAATAAAAAGAGGTGCAACTGTCGATAAAACagtatgtaaaaaaaatttaggAAGATTGACCAGATTGTGGTTAAAAGCTGAACAAGAAAGACAAcatgaatatttaaaagatgGACCATATGTTTCTGGAGAAGAAGCCGTAGCTTTATATACTACTGCAATACATTGGTTTGAATCACGAAAATTTACACATATTCCTTTTCCTCCATTGAATTATAAACATGATACAAAATTGTTAATTCTGGcattagaaaaattaaaagaaactTTTACagtaaaaaatagattAAATCAATCACAAAGAGAAGAGTTGGGTTTTATCGAACAGGCGTATGATAATCCCTATGAAACATTATCACGCATAAAAAGACATTTATTAACCCAACGGGcttttaaagaaatatcGATAACATTTTTAGATCTTTATACCCACCTAGTGCCAGTATATGAAGTCGATcctttagaaaaaataaccGATGCATATTTAGATCAATATTTATGGTATGAAGGAGACTTGCGAAATTTATTTCCAAATTGGGTTAAACCTTCTGATAGTGAGCCACAGCCATTATTGgtttataaaatgtgtCAAGGGATAAATAATCTTCATAATATTTGGGAAaccaaaaataatgaatgcGTTGTCATGTTACAAACACAGTTTAgtaaaatttatgaaaaaatagattTAACGTTATTAAATAGGCTACTTCGACTAATTGTTGATCATAATATAGCAGATTATATTACGGCAAAAAATAACACTAATATTACATTTAAAGATATGAATCATATTAATTCATTTGGTATAATAAGGGGTTTAcaattttcttcatttgtttttcaatattatgCTATAATAATTGATCTATTAATTTTAGGTCTTACTAGAGCATATGATATAGCAGGCCCATACAATGACGTTAATCAATTCTTAAGCTTTCAAAATGTTAATATCGAAACTAGGCACCCAATTAGATTATACTGCAGATATGTTGATAAAATTTGGATACTTTTTAAGtttaataatgatgaatCAAAAGatttaattcaaaaattCTTAACAGAAAATCCTGAcccaaataatgaaaatgttgttggatataataataaagcaTGTTGGCCAAGAGATTGTAGAATGAGAAAAATGAAGCATGATGTTAATTTAGGTAGAGCCACCTTTTGggaaatacaaaatagaATACCACGATCGTTAACTTCATTAGATTGGGATCATTATAACACATTTGTTAGTGTATACTCTAAAGATAACCCTAATTTGCTTTTTTCAATTGCTGGGTTTGAGGTACGTATACTTCCAAAAATTAGGCAACTAAGTTATGGAATAAACATGTACACATCTTACATAAATGATTATTCCGGAAAAGGAAATTCAGGAGCAAATGCATCAAACACTGAAGCATCAAATGCATATGAAAAGAATGTTGTAATTTCTTCTGGGACCAAAGAAGGAACCTGGAAATTGCAAAATGAAGTAACAAAAGAAATCACAGCAGAAGCATATTTAAAAGTGTCAGAAAAAAGTATGAAAcgatttgaaaataaaataagacAAATTTTAATGTCATCAGGAAGTACAACATTTACTAAAATTGCTAACAAATGGAATACATCGCTAATAGGTTTAATGACATATTTTAGAGAAGCTGTTTTAGATACAGAAGAATTATTAGATTTATTAGTAAAATGTGAAAATAAGATACAAACACGTATCAAAATTGGTTTAAATTCTAAAATGCCTTCTAGATTTCCTCCTGTTGTTTTTTATACGCCTAAAGAATTAGGAGGATTAGGAATGTTATCTATGGgacatattttaataccTGAATCAGATTTAAGATATATGAAACAAACAGATAATGGAAGAATTACACATTTCAGAGCAGGTTTATCACATGAAGAAGATCAATTAATACCTAActtatatagatatatatcaaCTTGGGAAAGTGAATTTTTAGAAAGTCAAAGAGTATGGTGTGAATACGCATTAAAAAGAAGTGAATGCcataatcaaaataaaaaaataactttaGAAGATTTAGAAGATTCATGGGATAAAGGTATTCCAAGAATTAATACACTTTTCCAAAAAGATAGGCATACCTTAGCATATGATAAAGGCTGGAGAATAAGGcaattatttaaacaatATCAAATTATCAAAAGTAATCCCTTTTGGTGGACTAATCAAAGACATGATGGAAAATTATGGAACTTAAGTAATTATAGAACAGACATGATACAAGCATTAGGAGGAGTTGAAGGAATATTAGAGcatacattatttaaagGAACATTTTTTCCAACTTGGGAAGGGTTATTTTGGGAAAAAGCTAGTGGTTTTGAAGAATctatgaaatataaaaaattaacaaacgCTCAAAGAAGTGGTTTAAATCAAATACCAAATAGAAGATTTACACTTTGGTGGTCTCCAACAATAAATAGAGCAAATGTATATGTTGGTTTCCAAGTCCAATTAGATTTAACTGGTATATTTATGCATGGAAAAATACCAACTCTTAAAATTTCTTtgatacaaatatttaGGGCACACTTATGGCAAAAAATACATGAATCGTTAGTTATGGATTTATGCCAAGTATTTGATTTAAATTGTGACTTATTAGATATTGAAACTGTTCAAAAAGAAACTATCCATCCAAgaaaatcatataaaatgaatagTTCATGTGCAGATATATTGCTTTTTGCTAATTATAAATGGGGTATATCAAAACCATCTCTATTATCTGATGAAGATAACATTTTTGCCAATAATCCTGAGATTAAAGGTACTAACTTTAATTCTTTTGCTAATTATCCATACACTTCTAATCAGTATTGGATAGATATACAACTCAGATGGGGGGATTTTGATTCGCATGATATTGAAAGATATAGTCGAGCTAAATTTTTAGATTATACTACAGATAATTTGTCTATATATCCATGCTTAACTGGAGTATTAATTGGTGTCGACTTagcatataatttatattcagCATATGGAAATTggtttaataatttaaaaccACTAATGCAAAAAACCTTACAAAAAGTTATACAATCTAATCCAtctttatatgtattaagAGAAAGAATACGAAAAGGGCTACAATTATACTCTTCGGAACCTACTGAACCATATTTAAAtacacaaaattataatgagTTATTTTCTTCACAAACTATTTGGTTTGTCGACGATACAAATGTATATAGAGTTACAATACATAAAACATTTGAAGGAAATTTAACTACTAAGCCAATTAATGGtgctatatttatattaaatccAAAAACTGgtcaattatttttaaaaattattcataCATCTGTGTGGATAGGACAGAAACGTTTATCGCAATTAGCAAAATGGAAGACTGCAGAAGAAGTAGCTTCTTTAATTAGATCACTCCCTATTGAAGAACAACCAAAACAAATTATCGTCACAAGAAAAGGTATGCTAGATCCATTAGAAGTTCATTTACTCGATTTTCCAAATATCATAATAAAAGGAACAGAACTTAACTTACCATTTCAagcattattaaaattgaatAAAATTGGAGATCTAATATTAAAAGCTACACAGCCAcaaatgttattatttaatttatatgatgattggttaaataatatatcatcCTTTACAGCTTTTAGTagattaatattaattttgagAAGTTTACATATAAATCCACAAGAaactaaaatattattacaaccaaacaaaaatataataacacaACCACATCATATTTGGCCATCATTTAATAACAATCAATGGATTAATTTAGAAGTCCAATTAAAAGATTTAATCCTAAATGATTATgctaaaagaaataatgtGCATATTGCTTCGTTAACACAAAATGAAATCAGAGACATTTTATTAGGTATGGAAATTACTCCACCATCTATACAAAGACAACAAATAGCCGAAttagaaaaaacaaatctAGATAATATAGAACAACAAATGAAAGTTACTACATCGAAAACTACTACTAAGCATGGAACAGAAATTATTGTGTCAACATTATCACCCCATGAACAACAAACCTTTACAACAAAAACTGATTGGAAAATTAGGTACTTATCTAATAATTCCTTATTATttagaacaaaaaatatatacgtAAATAATGCTTCTAGTGCAATTACTTCAAAACAAGATCCTCTAAATTCTGGGTCAATGAAAAACACTACCATTAGCTCAATAAACGATTATACATATGTTATagcaaaaaatttattagaaaaatttatttgtatatccGATTTAAAGATTCAAATTGGTGGGTTCTTATATGGTTCATCTCCACCCGATAATTCATATGTTAAAGAAATTAAATGTATACTTATCCCACCCCAAATAGGAAATTATCAATCTGTGACTTTATCCAATTATTTACCcactaataaatatatagaaaaccTAGAGTTACTTGGCTGGATTCATACAGAAACTACTAATTGCTCAAACACTAGTAATCATTTGACTACATATGATATGGTCTCacatttatcattttttcaagaatttaaaatgaaaaaaaaatcagaccagtcaaaagaaaattattcaGATGACGATATGGACGGAAATGCAAATAATGATGACAATTCTGTTGATCCATCAAAAATTTgggataaaaataaaacaattataCTTACGTGCTCATTTACTCCTGGTAGCTGTACTATCAATGCCTACAAATTAACCGAAGAGGGATATGCATATGcaaaaagcaaaaaaaattcagcAGAGTTATACTCATATCCAAATATTGCTAACCTATATGAACAAGttcaaattttattgtCAAATGTATTTGTTGGATTCTTTTTAGTACctgatgataatatatggAATTATAACCTTATGGGaattaaatttaacaaTAATCACAAATACGCAGCTCAGCTTGATATGCCACAACCATTTTATGCAGATATACATAGACCAAACCATTTCTTGCAATTCTCTTTGCTTGAGCAACAAGAAGGGGATGCAGCCGATGTTGAGACATcctttatttga